In Nakamurella antarctica, the following are encoded in one genomic region:
- the dnaA gene encoding chromosomal replication initiator protein DnaA — protein sequence MTGQAADLSAMWADIVAELSPGLTGQQTAWLSLVRPLGMLETTCLLAVPNDYVKETIERTFRDPITAALSTYLQFPVTLAVTVTQDEPTQHMFDGRAETGTAAKGAPLAGADEEEEDEEAEALATVTEIWPTYAGRSNAAPPNPAHTRLNDRYTFDTFVIGSSNRFAHAAAVAVSEAPAAAYNPLFIWGESGLGKTHLLHGIGHYAQRLFRGMRVRYVSCEEFTNDFINAIRDDRKSAFRARYRDVDVLLVDDIQFLEGKESTQEEFFHTFNTLYNANKQIVLSSDRPPKRLETLEDRMRTRFEWGLTTDIQPPELETRIAILRKKAANDRMSAPDDVLEFIASKIERNIRELEGALIRVTAFASLNKQAVDLSLAQVVLRDLINNQNSNDVDGATIMAVTAEYFAVSLDELCGPLKTKAVAGARQIAMYLCRELTDLTLPKIGQIFGNRDHTTVMHAAKKIRGEMAERRQTYDHVQELTARIKERSRAN from the coding sequence GTGACTGGACAAGCCGCCGATCTTTCCGCCATGTGGGCCGACATCGTCGCTGAACTATCTCCTGGTCTCACCGGTCAACAGACTGCCTGGCTTTCGTTGGTCCGTCCACTCGGAATGCTGGAGACCACGTGTCTGCTCGCGGTGCCAAACGATTACGTCAAAGAAACCATCGAGCGGACCTTCCGCGATCCGATCACTGCGGCGCTGTCCACCTATCTTCAGTTTCCCGTCACCCTCGCTGTCACTGTCACGCAGGATGAGCCCACCCAACATATGTTCGATGGCCGGGCCGAAACCGGTACGGCTGCCAAGGGTGCTCCATTGGCCGGCGCTGACGAAGAGGAAGAGGACGAGGAAGCGGAGGCTCTTGCCACTGTCACCGAAATCTGGCCGACTTATGCGGGGCGTAGCAACGCCGCCCCACCCAATCCGGCGCACACGAGGCTGAACGACCGATACACCTTCGACACCTTCGTGATTGGATCTTCAAATCGTTTCGCACATGCCGCTGCTGTTGCCGTATCCGAAGCGCCTGCCGCCGCCTACAACCCGCTGTTTATCTGGGGAGAATCGGGCTTGGGCAAGACCCATCTACTGCACGGAATTGGTCACTACGCCCAGCGGTTGTTCCGCGGGATGCGAGTCCGATATGTCTCTTGTGAAGAGTTCACCAACGATTTCATTAATGCCATTCGCGACGATCGCAAGTCCGCATTCCGCGCCCGCTACCGCGACGTAGACGTGCTGTTGGTCGACGACATCCAATTTCTTGAGGGCAAGGAATCAACTCAGGAGGAGTTCTTTCACACCTTCAACACGCTGTACAACGCGAACAAGCAGATCGTTCTGTCTTCGGACAGGCCACCGAAGCGCCTCGAGACGCTCGAGGACCGGATGCGGACCCGCTTCGAGTGGGGTCTCACCACCGATATTCAACCGCCGGAGCTTGAAACTCGTATTGCCATCCTCCGTAAGAAGGCCGCCAACGATCGGATGAGCGCACCAGACGACGTGCTGGAGTTCATCGCCAGCAAAATCGAGCGCAACATTCGTGAGCTTGAAGGCGCCCTTATCCGGGTAACCGCCTTCGCTTCCTTGAACAAACAAGCAGTGGACCTCTCCTTGGCCCAGGTGGTGCTGCGGGATCTCATCAACAACCAAAATTCGAATGACGTCGATGGCGCGACGATCATGGCTGTCACCGCCGAGTACTTCGCAGTTTCTCTCGACGAGCTGTGTGGGCCCCTTAAAACCAAGGCGGTTGCTGGCGCTCGTCAGATCGCGATGTACCTATGCCGCGAACTAACCGATCTAACGCTGCCCAAAATCGGCCAGATATTCGGGAATCGGGACCACACCACGGTCATGCATGCGGCAAAAAAGATCCGGGGCGAGATGGCTGAGCGCCGCCAGACGTACGACCACGTCCAGGAGCTGACG